From a region of the Candidatus Blochmanniella camponoti genome:
- the accB gene encoding acetyl-CoA carboxylase biotin carboxyl carrier protein produces MDIRKIKKLITLIEESNISKLEISEGNKIVRITRSTSKTSSNSTRLPTTKESETPVSISNTETHYENVKLIDNGHVIRSPMVGIFYIASSSDSNPFVSIGQTVEVGDTLCIVEAMKVMNQIQSDKSGVVKAILIDNGQPVEFNEPLLIIE; encoded by the coding sequence ATGGATATTCGTAAAATAAAAAAATTAATTACATTGATTGAAGAATCAAATATATCTAAGTTAGAAATTTCTGAAGGAAATAAAATAGTACGTATTACTCGTTCTACATCTAAAACATCGTCTAACTCAACGCGGTTGCCTACGACAAAAGAATCGGAAACACCAGTCTCTATTTCAAATACAGAAACACATTATGAAAATGTTAAATTAATAGATAATGGACATGTTATACGTTCTCCAATGGTAGGCATCTTTTACATTGCTTCTAGTTCAGATTCTAATCCATTTGTATCAATAGGTCAAACGGTTGAGGTTGGGGATACTTTATGTATTGTTGAAGCTATGAAAGTGATGAATCAAATTCAATCAGATAAATCAGGTGTAGTTAAAGCAATTTTGATTGATAACGGTCAACCAGTCGAATTTAATGAGCCATTACTTATCATCGAATAA
- the aroQ gene encoding type II 3-dehydroquinate dehydratase, producing MENTFRILLINGPNLNLLGTREPHIYGCEALSDVVANLYKTSESLGMHMDHFQSNAEHELIACIHKSYKNANFIIINPAAFTHTSIALRDAFLSVNIAFIEIHLSNIYIREKFRYRSYLSDIALGVICGFGVYGYHCALHMAYKYLSKKINE from the coding sequence ATGGAAAATACATTTCGTATTTTATTGATAAATGGACCTAATTTAAATTTATTAGGCACACGTGAACCACATATATATGGATGTGAGGCTTTATCTGATGTTGTGGCAAATTTGTATAAAACCTCTGAATCTTTAGGTATGCATATGGATCACTTTCAATCCAATGCAGAACATGAATTGATTGCATGTATACATAAAAGTTACAAAAATGCGAATTTCATCATAATTAACCCCGCAGCTTTTACTCATACTAGCATAGCGTTGCGAGATGCATTTTTATCCGTGAATATTGCTTTTATCGAAATTCATCTTTCTAATATATATATCCGAGAAAAATTTCGATATCGTTCGTATTTGTCTGATATCGCGCTTGGTGTTATTTGTGGATTTGGAGTATACGGATATCATTGTGCTTTACATATGGCATATAAATATTTATCCAAAAAGATTAATGAGTAA
- a CDS encoding rod shape-determining protein gives MFKKFRGIFSSDLSIDLGTANTLIYLKGQGIVLNEPSVVAIRQDRGGMPKSVAAVGYAAKQMLGRTPGNIAAIRPMKDGVIADFFITEKMLQHFIKQVHSNSFMKPSPRVLVCVPVGATQVERRAIRESAQGAGAREVFLIEEPMAAAIGAGLPVSEATGSMVVDIGGGTTEVAVISLNGVVYSSSVRIGGDRFDEAIISYVRRHYGSLIGEVTSERIKHTIGSAYLDDELREIKVRGRNLAEGIPRSFVLNNNEILEALQEPLTGIVSAVMAALEQCPPELASDISEYGMVLTGGGALLKNIDRLLIKETSIPVVIAEDPLTCVARGGGKALDMIDVHGRDLFSEE, from the coding sequence ATGTTTAAAAAATTCCGTGGTATATTTTCTAGCGATCTGTCTATTGATCTTGGAACTGCCAATACTTTAATTTATTTAAAAGGACAAGGTATCGTTTTAAACGAACCTTCTGTTGTAGCCATTAGACAGGATCGAGGAGGAATGCCCAAAAGCGTAGCTGCTGTAGGATATGCAGCGAAACAGATGCTAGGACGTACCCCCGGAAACATTGCGGCTATTCGTCCCATGAAAGACGGAGTAATCGCTGACTTTTTTATTACTGAAAAAATGTTGCAACATTTTATCAAACAAGTTCACAGTAATAGTTTCATGAAACCAAGTCCTAGAGTATTAGTGTGTGTTCCGGTAGGTGCTACGCAAGTTGAACGTAGAGCTATACGTGAATCTGCGCAAGGAGCAGGCGCACGTGAAGTTTTTTTAATAGAAGAACCTATGGCAGCAGCTATTGGAGCGGGTTTACCAGTATCAGAAGCTACTGGTTCAATGGTAGTAGATATTGGAGGCGGCACCACCGAAGTCGCAGTAATTTCACTTAATGGAGTAGTGTATTCATCATCCGTTAGGATTGGAGGAGACCGTTTTGATGAAGCTATTATTAGTTATGTAAGACGCCATTATGGTTCTTTGATTGGAGAGGTAACTTCAGAAAGAATAAAACATACCATAGGTTCTGCATATTTAGATGATGAACTTCGTGAAATAAAAGTGCGTGGACGAAATTTAGCAGAAGGAATACCACGGAGTTTCGTATTAAACAATAATGAAATTTTAGAAGCATTACAGGAACCGTTAACTGGTATCGTCAGCGCAGTTATGGCGGCACTAGAGCAATGTCCACCAGAATTAGCATCTGATATCTCTGAATATGGAATGGTGTTAACTGGGGGAGGAGCATTATTAAAAAATATCGATCGTTTATTAATAAAAGAAACTAGCATTCCTGTAGTAATCGCAGAGGATCCGCTGACTTGTGTTGCACGAGGTGGTGGTAAGGCGCTTGATATGATTGATGTACACGGTCGAGATTTATTTAGTGAAGAATAA